One Saccharomyces kudriavzevii IFO 1802 strain IFO1802 genome assembly, chromosome: 4 genomic region harbors:
- the BRE4 gene encoding Bre4p (similar to Saccharomyces cerevisiae BRE4 (YDL231C); ancestral locus Anc_2.38), giving the protein MHRYERDRSPTPDPDIVKGSYSQTSLRSLHELNYRHPGGINGLGFAGSPQQSVASLSQMRLENLTKDKHWEEVEDFGLEELRDGFFDAAFTKPDSKSRSYNSNVDDDDGAARKKSQSSFSKFYLYVWAVIYKPIVHFPRDLRDNWASIFKFFVAYFIAMVICVIRPSGKWVGHEFRYFLPIAVLIHHPVRNIGVQLEMTVSSVIGAGFGLGWSALAWYVSTATKPTANYQGGILFQSLTMALLLAIWVRSVYRRLFYLTLSFSMSIIFTHTVRLASSKLDLKWQVFWDFGISYLFGILLSLLVCICVSPHSGNAELMEHYNECLQTTKTFLMALVDTNLINSKEEIHLAQVRMVKTLNIDLSQGFRDFVNQLTISRFDLQSLKNLRNSLTAMETSLRILPIAPKIFNDVELKKMYEELERYKPNSTSPNKEQSASLESSAVPTRETTPNAFKPIGPEPSKNETYINALKASFSKSIFNLILEMIFVLENLSRVLKKYESSHQKKNLDECVKILSRSHSNLKRKIYKLDVCYRDFINSSFFSQDLLNDEDSVDIFLFLRYLRNSARQLVTVIHDCKVLGENIHWRIALPSYPLSRALTRLPRQCVLDEGAGNVLHYFEAKRDVDEIFERVYNTYTSRHKYNKGEEEALKYDSKVDTGKPQNRNNHVISIRAIDHNDFNFHTTQNAWRFKLWKFSRVLSGDECKWALKVTFCMIFLCLPTWLPESYRWYQEYHCWWAPLTFYLLAHRRYAGNWTLVMRRLICGIIGIFWGWAANQSRHFGSPYVICTFAALIVFPFSINFLVYRNTKSSFTAMMCFTVIVLEPYSKPDRQYDLTTAGIWKCTWVTGLALIIGILVSIPINWIVWPFRARTELRDSMSSLLAHLGQSYQTVADRYLYRDADDAPTDLTFAFSHIREVRLTQSLEAIRELLKKARHEPIIISNFSPDKYTSLIDSCQFLLSKIIEARISGAFFEIWDQDFDIETTRALLSLRRDSVSSVIFVFYILSNCFGSKNKIPRYLPNPIMSRKKLYHFIKKFSELKDQSHTNLNSGCNSMEKNLFKKIYHQKASNSTQQQLPLPSVANSSEIDSEKMHWTEVHGIAFARAFTDISEALYQVENCAKDILGEEDF; this is encoded by the coding sequence ATGCATAGATATGAGCGAGATCGAAGCCCCACTCCTGACCCTGACATAGTGAAGGGCTCATACTCCCAAACGTCCCTCAGATCACTACATGAACTTAACTACAGACATCCTGGCGGTATAAACGGGCTTGGCTTTGCAGGAAGCCCGCAGCAGTCGGTGGCATCCTTGTCGCAGATGCGactggaaaatttgacCAAGGATAAGCATTGGGAGGAAGTGGAGGACTTTGGGCTGGAAGAGTTGAGAGATGGATTTTTCGACGCAGCCTTTACCAAGCCAGATAGCAAATCGAGATCCTACAACAGCAACGttgatgacgacgatggcgctgcaagaaaaaaatcgcaATCAAGTTTTAGCAAGTTTTATCTCTACGTGTGGGCAGTTATCTATAAGCCCATCGTTCATTTTCCGAGGGATCTCAGGGATAATTGGGCTTCCATATTCAAGTTTTTCGTTGCGTATTTCATTGCAATGGTGATTTGTGTAATCAGACCTTCTGGGAAGTGGGTTGGCCACGAATTCAGGTATTTTCTCCCCATCGCAGTGCTCATACATCATCCGGTAAGAAATATCGGTGTTCAATTAGAAATGACCGTCAGCTCCGTAATCGGTGCAGGTTTTGGCCTGGGCTGGTCCGCTTTGGCCTGGTACGTTTCCACAGCAACGAAGCCAACCGCCAACTACCAAGGAGGCATTCTGTTCCAAAGTCTTACTATGGCGCTTTTATTGGCCATTTGGGTAAGGTCCGTCTACCGTCGGCTTTTCTATCTTacgctttctttttccatgtCAATCATCTTCACCCATACAGTTCGATTGGCCTCATCTAAGTTAGATTTGAAATGGCAAGTTTTTTGGGATTTTGGAATCTCTTACTTATTCGGCATCTTACTGTCCCTCTTGGTTTGTATATGCGTATCACCACATAGTGGTAATGCGGAATTGATGGAACATTACAACGAGTGTCTACAAACCACAAAGACGTTTTTAATGGCATTAGTAGATACGAATTTGatcaattcaaaagaagaaatacatTTAGCGCAGGTGAGGATGGTGAAAACGTTGAACATTGATTTGTCCCAAGGTTTCAGGGATTTCGTTAACCAATTAACGATTTCTAGGTTTGATcttcaatctttgaaaaatttaagaAATTCCTTAACTGCAATGGAAACCTCTTTAAGGATATTACCCATTGCACCTaagattttcaatgatgttgaattgaaaaaaatgtatgaagaattggaaagGTATAAACCAAACTCCACTAGCCCGAACAAAGAGCAAAGTGCCAGTCTCGAATCTTCGGCCGTCCCAACAAGAGAAACTACGCCCAATGCCTTTAAGCCAATTGGCCCGGaaccttcaaaaaatgaaacttATATCAACGCTTTAAAGGCATCCTTCTCAAAGAGCATTTTCAATCTAATACTAGAGATGATCTTCgtattggaaaatttgtCAAGGgtactgaaaaaatacgAATCTTcccatcaaaaaaaaaacctagATGAATGTGTCAAGATACTAAGTCGCTCTCACTCTAAtttaaagaggaaaatttATAAACTGGATGTTTGTTACAGGGATTTTATCAATTCTAGCTTTTTTTCGCAGGACCTGTTAAATGATGAGGACTctgttgatatttttctatttcttcgATATTTGAGAAACTCAGCAAGACAGTTGGTTACGGTCATCCATGACTGCAAAGTTCTAGGTGAAAATATTCACTGGAGAATTGCCCTTCCATCTTACCCATTATCTCGCGCTTTGACTAGATTACCTAGGCAGTGTGTCCTCGATGAAGGTGCAGGGAAtgttcttcattattttgaagCGAAACGTGATGtcgatgaaatttttgaaagagtGTACAACACCTATACGTCGAGACACAAGTATAACAaaggtgaagaagaggCATTAAAATACGACTCAAAAGTCGATACCGGCAAACCACAGAACCGGAATAACCACGTTATATCTATAAGAGCAATTGATCATAATGACTTCAATTTTCATACCACTCAAAACGCTTGGAGGTTCAAATTATGGAAATTTAGTAGAGTCTTATCCGGCGATGAGTGCAAATGGGCGTTGAAAGTTACCTTTTGCATGATATTCTTGTGCTTACCGACTTGGTTGCCTGAGTCCTACCGCTGGTATCAAGAGTATCATTGTTGGTGGGCGCCACTTACGTTTTATTTATTAGCTCATAGAAGATATGCTGGTAATTGGACACTAGTAATGAGGAGATTAATCTGCGGTATAATAGGCATCTTTTGGGGGTGGGCTGCGAATCAATCCAGGCATTTTGGTAGCCCATACGTCATTTGTACATTTGCCGCACTAATTGTGTTCCCGTTCAGCATCAACTTTCTTGTTTATAGGAATACCAAGTCAAGCTTCACCGCGATGATGTGCTTCACCGTGATTGTCCTCGAACCATACAGCAAGCCCGATAGACAGTATGACTTAACCACCGCCGGAATATGGAAATGTACCTGGGTTACAGGGTTAGCACTCATCATCGGTATCTTAGTTTCCATCCCCATTAATTGGATTGTATGGCCGTTTAGGGCTAGAACAGAACTAAGAGATAGTATGTCATCTTTACTGGCACATTTAGGTCAATCTTACCAAACTGTAGCGGATCGTTATCTGTACAGAGATGCGGACGATGCCCCCACCGATTTAACGTTTGCATTTTCTCACATCCGTGAAGTCAGACTGACTCAAAGCCTTGAGGCGATTAGAGAACTTTTAAAAAAGGCTCGTCACGAGCCaatcattatttcaaatttcagTCCCGATAAGTATACAAGCCTGATCGACTCATGTCAATTTTTGTTGTCTAAGATCATTGAAGCTAGAATTTCAGGTgccttttttgaaatttgggACCAGGATTTCGATATCGAAACCACAAGAGCCTTATTATCGTTGCGAAGGGACAGTGTTTCATCTGtgatttttgttttctacATCTTGTCCAATTGTTTTGGATCAAAAAACAAGATCCCACGATACTTGCCAAACCCAATTATGTCACGTAAAAAACTTTATCACTTCATCAAGAAGTTCAGCGAACTGAAGGACCAATCACATACGAATTTAAACTCAGGGTGCAACTCCATGGAAAAGAATctcttcaagaaaatatacCATCAGAAGGCGTCCAATTCCACCCAACAACAGTTGCCACTGCCTTCAGTTGCCAACAGCTCTGAAATAGATAGCGAAAAAATGCATTGGACGGAAGTTCATGGCATTGCATTCGCGAGGGCCTTTACGGATATCTCCGAAGCCCTGTACCAGGTGGAGAACTGTGCAAAAGATATATTGGGCGAAGAGGACTTTTAG
- the PTP1 gene encoding tyrosine protein phosphatase PTP1 (similar to Saccharomyces cerevisiae PTP1 (YDL230W); ancestral locus Anc_2.39), giving the protein MSVAPWYIKQRDKDLLGKFKFIQNQEDGRLREATNGTANSRWSLGVSIEPHNDARNRYVNIMPYERNRVHLKTLSGNDYINASYVKVDVPGQSIEPGYYIATQGPTRKTWGQFWQMCYHNCPLENIVIVMVTPLVEYNREKCCQYWPRGGPDDTVRLAPQWQSPDGPNDMTQFPSDLKIEFLSVHKVEDYYSVTDIRLTPVDPSVGPVKTVHHFYFDLWKDMNKPEEVVPIMELCAHSHSLNSRGNPIIVHCSAGVGRTGTFIALDHLMHDTLDFKEVTQHLRRLVEPSEKYTRDLIEQIVLQLRSQRMKMVQTKDQFLFVYHAAKYLNSLPVKQQKTT; this is encoded by the coding sequence ATGTCTGTTGCACCATGGTATATTAAACAACGTGACAAGGATCTGCTGGggaaattcaaattcataCAGAATCAAGAAGATGGGAGATTAAGGGAGGCTACAAACGGAACGGCGAATTCCCGATGGTCGCTAGGAGTCAGCATAGAGCCGCATAACGACGCTAGGAACAGGTACGTCAACATCATGCCATATGAAAGGAACCGCGTTCATTTAAAGACTTTGTCTGGGAATGATTACATCAATGCCTCGTACGTCAAAGTGGACGTCCCTGGACAGAGTATCGAACCAGGCTACTACATTGCGACTCAAGGCCCTACTCGAAAAACGTGGGGCCAGTTTTGGCAGATGTGCTACCACAACTGTCCCCTAGAAAACATTGTCATTGTGATGGTGACTCCCCTGGTCGAATACAACAGGGAGAAATGCTGTCAGTACTGGCCCCGCGGTGGCCCAGACGATACGGTGAGGCTTGCGCCCCAATGGCAAAGCCCCGATGGGCCCAATGATATGACTCAGTTCCCGTCCGACCTGAAGATTGAATTCCTAAGCGTACACAAGGTGGAGGACTACTACTCAGTAACCGACATTAGACTGACGCCCGTGGACCCTAGTGTGGGGCCCGTGAAGACCGTTCATCACTTCTACTTCGATCTTTGGAAAGATATGAACAAGCCGGAGGAAGTGGTACCTATAATGGAATTGTGTGCCCACTCCCATAGTCTGAATTCTCGTGGTAACCCCATTATTGTGCACTGTTCTGCAGGTGTTGGGAGAACAGGGACGTTCATTGCTCTGGACCATCTCATGCACGATACATTGGACTTCAAAGAAGTCACCCAGCATCTAAGGCGCCTGGTCGAGCCCTCAGAGAAGTACACACGGGACTTGATCGAACAGATCGTGCTTCAGTTGCGCTCGcaaagaatgaagatggTGCAGACGAAGGATCAGTTCCTTTTCGTCTATCATGCCGCCAAGTATCTCAACAGCCTGCCTGTCAAACAGCAGAAAACTACATAA